The genomic segment aaaaacttctatatttgatatttcttttttattttcagtgatcaaaataaaaaattaaaaaaatagataattaattaatgtagtttaccatatataaataaaatactatTGAGTTTTTtgcatggaaaataaaatatctaacccATGAGTTGGAAaattagtcttttgtttggtagGTAAAGATTACCTATATAATTCACTGGAATTTGAGTTTTCAACGAATAAGTACGATATACTTTTATTCAGTGGCGAAATTACATGTGCATGCATCCATTTTTCTTGTCAGGGAGTAAAGTCCCCAAACTGGTAAATTTTCCATTTAATctcttaaatttttataaaattacatattagtttaaaaaaaatttatattttgaccacTCAAtcatttataattcaactttgatctctccaaaaaataattttttaacttcgTCTTCGTAGGAAAACTCAATTATTGTCAGTTTGGATGGAAAGACTAACGATTTTGACatgttatatgaattttttaagtAAAGAGAAGGGAATATTGCAAGCAGGAACTCCATCTAATTAGAACCAAGGGCGTGACTAGCTAtgggtaaaattgcactttgactcccttaaaaatgataaaactttttttaaaaatgataaaagatataggttattaaaatgataaaattatatttttacaatcgtaaaaattacaatttaatttcgatccttcttaaaaaaaattctgattTCACCGCCATGGTTATAATATATAGAAATACTGCACTAAGTGAGTTAGtctcatacttttaattatttcattcatAGAGATAGTTCACTACAGATTTTCATGGCGCCTGCTTgcgggtggaggaggatactaaATTATGTAACAAACCATAGTCAGAAACTTGAAGCTGCTGTTGCTGCTGATGTTGATGAAGGGCGACGCTTTGATGTTGTATAGAGTTCTCTTCTTGATGATTGCTTGTTGATGGAAAGAAATAATGAGCGAGGAATTCATGAGGGAAACCGGCCGATGATGTGATGTTATTGCCTCGAAGAGAGATCGGAATTTGATGGTTATGACGGCCTTCGTACGTAGTGATCACAACCGATGGATCTTGAAATGATCTCTCCACACGCTTCTTCACACCACATTTTTGGGTGGTGCATCTGTAATAGCTTCTGCATCTCATATAATAATTCAACATTACCCAACTGTCTGCCAATGTTGATGGATTTTTAACTGTAAAAATACAATCAAGGCTTTTGTACTAAGAGTCGAGTTACATTTTGCTCTCTCTACAAGTAAATTAGTCTCTGTACATTAACTAACAAGCAATTTGGTCTTTTCTGTTAAAATTCTATCTATTTATACCATTAAAAACTAGTACGATTGATGTAATAACCAGACAGTAACATGTGATGTACCACATGTACCTCATAGAGTGACCAATTTTAAACAGgagaaatagataaaatttttaacaaaatgaccagtttgctttttaatctaatgtgtatggactaatttacctattttttaaataaaaaaagtaaaatgcaatctaactcctaattcttatataaatatacaatattttaaataGGATTAAATCACCATTTGGGGATTAAACTTAGTAATAATTCTCATATTAgggtctaaattttttttatccaagttaatcTCTAAACttaacaattatttttatatcagGGCTTGAACTTTTATTTGTCcaaattaatccttaaacttgacaattattctcGTATCGGGGTTTGAGCTTGATAATTGTTTCCACATTGGAACCTAAACTTTAAGACTTTCAAAGAATATATCAAAGactaacttggataaaaaaaattcaaatcccaatgtagaaataattaccaaatttagggcttaacttagataaaaaaaaattcaaacctgaATATAAAAACAATCGCCAAGTTTAAACTAAAAATGATTTGCATTTCTAAATACAATTAAGATAATTCACAAATGATTAGATCTATGAAATGGGTTTCTAACTATTTAGTACAAGGAAGATGCAGCTAGGGAaactaattaagaaattaatCAAAGAAATAAATGATTTGGACTAAACTATAAACTGCATAAATTTGAAGAAAACAATTAAGAGGACCACCTTGGATAAGGGCTATTCTTGACTGCCTTTTGTCCATATTTCCTCCATCTATATCCATCTTCAAGAACATCAATCTCAGCCTTGGTGAGGAAGGCAAACCTTGGCTCTCTTTGTTGCCTCTCCTTTTTTGGTTTGTTcctaaatattttatatagaaaaaaaacCTTGCTAATTTCAACATCAAAATTGCATGCAATAATTAATTACTACTAATTTAGTTTCTCCGTAAAATATATGTTGTTGAGGGAGTGTTTCACTCTTTCATGTCTATACTCGATTTTAGTTTTGGATTTTTGTTTTTCTACTTCAAAAAATGTCTAAAGACGTTTTTGGAGTTTCAACAAAAGTGGCTAAGTCCactaagaaaatattttatcatcTCCATGAACCTTGAACTCTCTTTAGAATAGAAACCCCAAGCTAAAATCGAGCATAAACACCCCAAGAACAATAACTCAGTCTAAAACAAAATACACACCCTTCCATATTGATATCAAGTATTAGGGTTTCTTTAGCCttctcacttcttttttttttttggtattttattgtctaatatatataaataacatttaaaaactaaGAACATAGAAGTGAAATTTGACTTCAAATTCCTTCCATAGAAAGGCAGAAAATTTTATATTGGGAATAGTCTAATAATATGGTATTAAAGCAAACCATGTGATAgtcagagaaaaaaaaaaccagacAGTAGCTAGCTAGCAtatgaaaaaacaaagaaaaatcaaaacctaCACTTTCTTTGATTTTTCATGTTCGGACCCTTTGTTGGTCTTGCTTGAATCTTCAACAGCTGTTCGGCCATTAGAGGGAGATGACACTGAGGAATTTGGTGTAGATGGATTTTCAGTATTATCAATATTAATCCTTACTGAATCGTCTACAGTTTGTTTGGAGTTACTAGTGTTGTCGTGGACCGGACCAACAACATCAGATGAAGAACCAGACATGTCGAAGAAGGGTCTTGAAAAGGAGTTTTGGTCGTGTAAACAGTCGGTGAAGTTCATGTAAGAAGAATCCAAACCCTGAAATGGTGGTGTTGGAGCAGCTTGGCTGTAAACAAGAAGATTATTGTAGTCAAAGAACGGGAAGGTTGATGAGTTGAATCCTTGGAAAGGATCATAATTATACAGTGGGTCATTCTTTTCATTTGAAGACGACATATAAACAAGAATGAAGAAATTagggaagaagaagatgaaaatgaaGAAGAGACGGAGTTTGATTaagaaacttttttatttttttataagaaaataagtgTTTTTCGTTGGTAAAATATCATGAGGCCCTTGTATTAAGAGTTGGATTCTACTTTgttctttatatttaaaaaatggataaattagtccttatctattagatcaaagagtaaattagtccttttgtttaaaatttcatccaattctACTAATAAAAACTTATCCATGTACCTGTACGTTAGCATAAGATGCATATGGCATGCCACATGTCCCTGTTTGTTTATTCTGTCAATCATATGCCAATTTTTTACCATACAAATGGatggaaattttaataaaaatgactaattgctctttgatctaatttATAGGGGCTAGTTTGGCCATTTTTGCGTAGaagaggcaaaatgcaatctgactcctagtataGGGGTTCCATTATACTTTTACCggattatttatttggtttaattatgctctaatccttgtacttttagaATTGTTGAAATTTAGCTTACTTTTATTTCTATGAATTTTGTCTCTCTATTTTTCTTATTCGAAAATTGAAGTCCAATCAATAATTCTGGCAATGAATTTTCTTTATGACATTTTAGTATTCAAAAGTctaatttaaaaactaaactacATATTTAGATTTAATAGAAGTGGATTattaattggattttaatttttaaattaaataaacagtGAAACTAATTCttggaattaaaagaaaatgactagATTTCAAAAGTCTAAAGAGTACAGGGACTGGAGTAGAATTAAACCTATTTATTTACTTTGCTTTTTTCATGGAGAATAGGTTAGGTTTGGCTATTCTCCACTCTTATTTAAGTCTTCTATCCATCTTTTCATGGATGATTATAGTAAGAGGGGGATGTAATTGAATCATTTTACTTTTTGTCAAATCTATCAAATGAATAAACTTCATTAAGCATATATCTtctcaatattaattatatattggGATTTTTGTTTGAtgcataaattattatatattttaaaataattttcctgtaattaaaataatttttgtttgatgcataattttattgtaattttatattGGGTATCATCTTTAtacactaaaataaaaaatatatatcaaaatagaAATTATATCTAATTTATCGTTCACGATATTTAAACTGTTCAAATAATCACTCAAGTATTAGGATATCgtcaaaaattattttgttaacttTTGTCAGTTAATTTCAAATTCTAGTCATTTCACCGTAAAAATGTATTCGGTCACCTAATGAAATGTTGATGTCAGcctttttattagtataataacaaatttaacccttaacatttacatattttatttatttagtcatgattcaacaaatttaatcatcaatatttatatattttatcaattcaatcccgattctaaaaattttaaaaatttaaaactaaatatttaaaaataacaaatagaaaacatataaaaattcaaaagttattaaatttattaaaaatgttataaaattccTACTCAAATCACAAGAAATCAACACAAACTCATCTTCACAATAGCAGTCAAATATATCATCCAACTCATCTTCATCCCAAGCCTAAACTGTCTTCACTGTACCTCCATTGATTGggttatcatttttttttaatttaaaattggaaattaaattatataacaaatggactattttgttttatatactataaataaaatgtttgatttaattTGGTGTCACGGgttaatcaaatatcaattcaGTACGAATAATGATCCAACAATATACAATATCAAATTCCATATTAAATCATATTCAATTATAAAGTCAcgcatattttttaatttattcaatttagtccctaaacccgggACAAGCACAACTTTCAATCTAGACCTTCGGAtcaaaattcaatttcacatatattcattagggaCCTTCTACTTTCTATTCCTATAGAAATTTCATAacagttttatattttattcgaTTTGGTCCCTAGTATATGAAACTAATAATTAGGTTttacaattaagtcattttcttaaaCAAAGTTTAATTTCTATCGATTTAACACCTAAATCATTCAATTCTCAACAATGGCATCTTATCAAAACTTCAACAATTGATCAAATTGATCCTTGAGTTAACTTAATCAAACTCTCATGatgaaaaaaatctataaaaatagaagaaaaatcgCTAGACTTACTTGAATTAAAGACCAAAAGCTTAAAAACTTTAGCAATGACATTAAGCTTCCTCTTTTCTCTAATGGCCGGTTGGAGAAgaccaattttcatttttatacttaaattgtagcttaattaactttaattaattagttttaattcatcttaatttacttaataaatttaCAATCATCATTACAGTCCACTAGAGAATGTTTAAAGATGGTTTATTAGCTATTTTGACCCTTTAGATAATGGTAATTTAAGTGCTCAAACCATTctcaattaaaaatctatagtgattaaactcttacaatttaatcattgggCCTTAATTAACCACATTTTCGACTGAATTGCTTATCCATTCATCTACAAACTAACTCCGtaaatatctttatttaatatttacgaacttgatTTACAGAAATAAGGTCTCGAAACCGTATTTTCTGATATCACTAGAAACCGGGTCGTTACACCTTCTTAGTTCATccacattttgaattttgaaatttcaatcccGACTAAACGGTAGTTGTTAAAtgcattaatttaattttttatattttcaaaatcttatgTAGCAAACTTATTAATCACATATGTAATGCCATATTAGCTTGACATTTTTGTAAActacttttaaaaagaaaaaccagTTGATAGATTCATCCATTACCGTTTCcatcaatattaaaaatttaaaattaaaaaaatataagtattaaGAAATATTAAATTAGAGAATATGAACTAAGCGTCTGTTTGATCGGCACATTTTATTTTCCTGAAATTTTCACTCGTCGTTTTTTCTTCCTTTATCATACtcaacattttcatttctatATTTTGAAATCCTTTCTTCGGTTTATCTTTTAACAAATTCAATTggtgacttttttttttacttcttcgGCCAGAAGGGTAAGTTTTATTTCTTACTTTTTTGTGAACTCCGTAATTTTGAGGATTAACAAATaaatagggtttagggtttaaaaatatgaaattttaggaTGAAGTCTTAAATTACAGATCTTAAATTGTTTTTCTTcattaatgttattttattgatttatgattaatgctcaaatttaattttataaattaattaatataaataaatacttttttaaatgaaaaaatatttatgttaagtttgtttaaaatataattttcagaACATAAGTTTAAGAAAATTTACACAGATTCAATTAAACACcggaaaatttcatatttttctagaAAATCAATCTATTTTCCAAAAATCCTTTTCTGAAAATTATTTCCAGCGAaccaaataaaatctaaatctatAATTTTAAGCATAGTAAAAGTCGAATAGTAAACATTAACCAAATGCATTTAACTATTCCCATctgaattaaaacaaaaaaaattaatattcgaAATTAAAAAGGATAAGCATTAAAATTGacctaattaaaatataaagattacgCCCACCACTTACATAGTATAGTAACTAAtagtattctaaaaataataataaaaataacaaaatttgaccaaatattaataaaaagatCTTTTCAGTCATTCTCAATTTCGATATTAAAGAAATTGAGCCTTCTCAACAAAATTGGAGCATTTTAATCattgtcaattttgaaagtgagcatCTAGGGACAATTAATCATGACATTAATGTTTTACGTCCACGGTACAtaatttttattggtataataacaaatttaactctcaaaatttatacattctatcaatttgatcctgatttaataaatttagccctatCATTTGtacaaaagtgtaaatgttaaggctatatttattaatattttttaaatcaagaccaaattggtaaattatgtaaatatcgagggctaaatttattattatactaatcaaaattatatacaattgCAGAAGATATTAACACCCTTAGTTGCTCATTTTCGAAATTGACGGATTAAATTACTCTAGTTTTCTTAAAACGGACCAATTTGCTGAATATTAATATTGAGAAGGACTGAATCTGAAGTTCCCAaatgatataatattaaaatcCCAGAAGGTAAGAGTTAAGAGCTTGGGCTTGAGATTGCTGACTTCACTCATATAAGTAAAGAAAAAGAACCATCATTCTTGCTGCCATTATTAGTCAAAGGAGAGCAGGTTGCTTGTTAGATTTTCAAAGTACGGATGCTGCTCCATACATTCCCAATTTTCACATTTCTCTTCctcgtgtatatatataaagaaacaaaaagcctttgttttcttttttaaattaatttatgtatgtCAAAATAAATAGCAAATTgatccatttttactgttaaagaTTAGTCTGACTAACAAAATAATCAGAAAGTTACATGTGACATGTTATGTGTATCTTAGGTATAGAAGGagcagtttttaatagtaaaaatggaattaaatttttaacaaaatgattaatttacttattGATCTGTTGTACAtggattaatttatctattttctgAATTGAAgagacaaaatacaatctgaGAAGGAAAATTCAAAGAAAGCAGAAGTTTGGAAAAGGTATATACCTTAAGCCTTCAATATAAGTATTAATGTGAAAGGTATAGTTGAGATTTTCAAACTTATACCAATAGAAAAACAATGAGGTCTACTTCTCTCTATATTTGAAAAAGTCTTCAACTTGTTATaatcattcaaacttaacccctttgttttctttttctgggTTCTTAACGTTGGTTATTATTGAAATCGTTGACGTGGTTGCTAACCATTGCTACATCAGTCAATGAATCTGGACTCCACATTGTCTAGATTCATTCTGAAATTATAAaagaatcattaaaaattttgaaacatataattttaaatttcttttgtaatttttaaatatttttagtgattttttttattttttataatttcaaaatgaaTCTAGATGAAAGTGTATTCATATTCAGATAAACCTACACAACCATTTGTTTAGGTTTATTctgaacttgaattttgaaatttttttgaattttttgttgtGTTGATGTGGAAGCCGTTAACGGCCATGTGAGAAAATTCACTAGAAATTAACGGCCAATATCAGTCAAAAGACAAATCcagtaaatttgttaaatttagaGACTCAAATGAATGCAAAAACTTGAGCgggatttaattaatttttttgaaatttatcaaaagcttttttatataaaaaaaagtgggATGCTGTGTGAAATTCTTCTAATTATGGGGTGGTTTGTTACttgtagaggtgttcatgggccgggccgggttcggactgggcccataaaaaatttGGCCAAAGTCCTAAGCCTGGgctcggcccgaaatatgggcctggaattttgtccaggcccgacCCGGGGAAAAATTCCTAAGtccgggcccagcccggcccatttttaaataaacacaaaaaaaaatttagaaaattaaaaaaaagtattttaaaatatttctaaaaataaaaaatatatatttattatattcggcccgggccgggctgggcccaggccaaaaaagtGATGCCCTAGGCcaggcccgttttctaaacgggcctcatttttttgctcaagcccatatttcgggcctatatttttacccaaaccctcccatatttcgggcgggccgtcgggccgctcggcccatgaacacctctagttacTTGTCAAGTGCTTTTGTACtaaaaattatttgattattgTTATATATTTTATTGGGCTAAATAGTCTATGTCTATGTACAGCCCAAATTTAGCCCGGGCCcatttacaaaataaacaaaccaTTCAGACCAAAAAATAACTAAACCCAAACCCATTTCCAACTAGCCcaaaaactaaaacatttcagAAAAATCCCCCCTAACCCTAGGTGCCGCCTCTAGCCTTTTTGACCTTTGGCCTTCTGCCACCGCCGCCAACGTCACGTCACCACCGCCACGGTCACGTCACCACCACCACTTGCACCGTCACCtgcaaagaagaaacaaaacgaAGAGAACAAGCAAAAAGAGCACAAGCAGTagattcggctataaaaagctgaagaaaatgtattttttgggggggctttttcttttcttcttttcatctTTGTATCAAAAAACATATATCATCAGCAAGAAATAAAAATCAAGCTTTAAGGTGATTTTTTAGATCCGATttcaatctttctttttttccctttttttgttgtttttattttttatttcttatttcttaaacgaaaataaaagagaaaaggaaaaagggAACTTATCGGAGAGAGGGCTTCGGGCGCCTCTATGACACCTCGTCGGCCGTCGGGGTGGTGGCGGTGCGGCAGAAGCCAAGTGACCCGATGGCCGGATTTCTTTGAGAGAAAAGGGgtccccttttttttgttttttttaggaaGAGCGACTGAAGTGAATTTTTGGAAGAAAAATGGGCTTAAATAACCccataaaacggcgccgtttgggcttagggtttagagaccaaaaacgacgtcgttttggtttCTGGCCCGCATGGTGACCCAACCcagggggaggatccgcgtgttttcttcaAATGGAATATTTGCGCAATTAGTCCTTTTGATTTTATAGCGCTTTCATGGAAGTTTTCCGCATATTTGTGATTTGgccacaaaattttatttttggttcattttagTCCCCATCGAAGCACAGCGTTTTGAGGCTTTGGA from the Gossypium hirsutum isolate 1008001.06 chromosome D09, Gossypium_hirsutum_v2.1, whole genome shotgun sequence genome contains:
- the LOC107931319 gene encoding probable WRKY transcription factor 28 (The RefSeq protein has 2 substitutions compared to this genomic sequence) encodes the protein MSSSNEKNDPLYNYDPFQGFNSSTFPFFDYNNLLVYSQAAPTPPFQGLDSSYMNFTDCLHDQNSFSRPFFDMSGSSSDVVGPVHDNTSNSKQTVDDSVRINIDNTENPSTPNSSVSSPSNGRTADEDSSKTNKGSEHEKSKKVNKPKKERQQREPRFAFLTKAEIDVLEDGYRWRKYGQRAVKNSPYPRSYYRCTTQKCGVKKRVERSFQDPSVVITTYEGRHNHQIPISLRGNNITSSAGFPHEFLAHYFFPSTSNHQEENSIQHQSVALHQHQQQQQLQVSDYGLLHNLVSSSTRKQAP